A part of Augochlora pura isolate Apur16 chromosome 1, APUR_v2.2.1, whole genome shotgun sequence genomic DNA contains:
- the Su(var)2-10 gene encoding E3 SUMO-protein ligase Su(var)2-10 isoform X1, producing the protein MAETKELENMVLSFRVSELQMLLGFAGRNKSGRKTELQTRALELLRLRSHPVQLKIRELYKTIQADQLASHQMYGQTGGSGEPQIDQNMQSRNYYTRQISQQLQQSAVSSGKDLPPAHQASLPTPRTNPVYQTTGYTSVTPQHTSDLILQQTASAAYSPYPYPPKVLPSPLQIQPRSQYPVHPDVRLKKLPFYDLLAELLKPSGLMPQGSMRLQENSFMFHLTPQQSTDIASSRDCRAGSKIDYSVQVQMRFCLQETTCEQEDCFPPSIAVKVNGKLCPLPNPIPTNKPGVEPKRPPRPVQISALVKLSPTVANHIHVTWSADYGRRYAIAVYLVRKLSSAELLSRLKCRGVRHSDYTRGLIKEKLNEDADSEIATTSLRVSLACPLGKMRMSTPCRSSTCSHLQCFDASLFLQMNERKPTWSCPVCDKPALYDNLVIDGYFQEVLNSKKLLPDVNEIQLLQDGSWENLVLKKEKDKDKAESAKVVTNSQDRKIDVDTVDLDESNPAPPKEKRRAVVIDLISDSDDDDENNTPTQSTKKQACGTSSPKKSQTSSISSTSDSPELMIIDLE; encoded by the exons ATGGCGGAGACCAAAGAATTAGAG AATATGGTATTGAGTTTTCGAGTATCTGAACTTCAGATGCTTCTTGGTTTCGCTGGTAGAAATAAATCCGGTAGAAAAACAGAGTTACAAACACGTGCACTAGAATTGTTACGTTTGAGATCCCATCCAGTTCAGCTCAAAATACGTGAACTATATAAAACCATACA AGCTGATCAACTTGCATCACACCAAATGTACGGTCAAACGGGTGGTTCTGGGGAACCACAAATTGATCAAAACATGCAGTCCAGAAATTATTACACGAG GCAAATCAGCCAGCAGTTGCAACAGTCAGCAGTCTCCAGTGGGAAAGACCTTCCCCCAGCACATCAGGCATCCCTACCAACACCTAGAACAAATCCAGTTTATCAAACCACAGGCTACACCAGTGTAACACCACAA caTACATctgatttaatattacagcAGACAGCAAGTGCTGCTTATAGTCCATATCCATATCCTCCAAAAGTTCTACCATCACCATTACAAATACAACCTAGAAGTCAGTATCCTGTTCATCCAGATGTTAGACTTAAAAAGCTGCCATTTTACGATTTACTTGCTGAATTACTGAAACCGTCTGGCTTGATGCCTCAGGGATCTATGAGGCTTCAGGAGAACTCgtttatgtttcatttaacTCCACAACAATCGACAGACATAGCTAGTTCACGGGATTGCCGGGCCGGtagtaaaattgactatagtGTACAG GTACAAATGCGATTTTGTTTACAAGAGACCACATGCGAACAAGAAGACTGTTTTCCACCTAGTATTGCAGTGAAAGTTAATGGAAAACTGTGTCCTCTACCT AATCCTATACCCACAAATAAACCAGGAGTGGAACCAAAGAGGCCGCCGAGGCCTGTTCAAATTAGCGCTTTAGTCAAATTATCGCCAACCGTAGCGAACCACATTCACGTCACGTGGTCAGCCGACTATGGAAGACGGTACGCAATTGCAGTGTACCTAGTTAGAAAATTATCAAGTGCCGAACTATTATCAAGATTAAAATGTAGGGGCGTGCGACACTCGGATTACACAAGGGGCTTAA tTAAGGAAAAACTGAACGAGGACGCGGATAGCGAAATAGCAACAACGTCACTGAGGGTGTCGTTAGCGTGTCCATTAGGAAAAATGCGAATGAGCACGCCCTGTCGCTCGTCCACGTGCTCTCATTTGCAATGTTTTGACGCATCGTTGTTTCTGCAAATGAATGAGAGGAAGCCCACATGGAGCTGTCCAGTTTGCGATAAGCCGGCGTTATACGATAATCTCGTTATCGACGGTTATTTCCAGGAGGTTCTCAACTCCAAAAAATTGCTACCAGACGTCAACGAGATTCAACTTCTTCAGGACGGTTCTTGGGAAAATTTGGTTttgaagaaagagaaagacaaagaCAAAGCCGAGTCTGCGAAAGTAGTTACAAACTCGCAGGATCGCAAGATCGATGTGGACACGGTGGATCTCG ATGAAAGTAATCCTGCGCCGCCGAAGGAAAAGAGACGAGCCGTTGTAATTGATTTGATATCGGACAgtgacgacgacgatgaaaACAATACGCCGACACAGAGTACAAAGAAGCAGGCTTGTGGAACATCTTCGCCAAAAAAATCACAGACCAGCTCCATCAGTAGTACTAGCGACTCGCCAGAATTGATGATAATTGATTTAGAATAA
- the Su(var)2-10 gene encoding E3 SUMO-protein ligase Su(var)2-10 isoform X3: MVLSFRVSELQMLLGFAGRNKSGRKTELQTRALELLRLRSHPVQLKIRELYKTIQADQLASHQMYGQTGGSGEPQIDQNMQSRNYYTRQISQQLQQSAVSSGKDLPPAHQASLPTPRTNPVYQTTGYTSVTPQHTSDLILQQTASAAYSPYPYPPKVLPSPLQIQPRSQYPVHPDVRLKKLPFYDLLAELLKPSGLMPQGSMRLQENSFMFHLTPQQSTDIASSRDCRAGSKIDYSVQVQMRFCLQETTCEQEDCFPPSIAVKVNGKLCPLPNPIPTNKPGVEPKRPPRPVQISALVKLSPTVANHIHVTWSADYGRRYAIAVYLVRKLSSAELLSRLKCRGVRHSDYTRGLIKEKLNEDADSEIATTSLRVSLACPLGKMRMSTPCRSSTCSHLQCFDASLFLQMNERKPTWSCPVCDKPALYDNLVIDGYFQEVLNSKKLLPDVNEIQLLQDGSWENLVLKKEKDKDKAESAKVVTNSQDRKIDVDTVDLDESNPAPPKEKRRAVVIDLISDSDDDDENNTPTQSTKKQACGTSSPKKSQTSSISSTSDSPELMIIDLE; this comes from the exons ATGGTATTGAGTTTTCGAGTATCTGAACTTCAGATGCTTCTTGGTTTCGCTGGTAGAAATAAATCCGGTAGAAAAACAGAGTTACAAACACGTGCACTAGAATTGTTACGTTTGAGATCCCATCCAGTTCAGCTCAAAATACGTGAACTATATAAAACCATACA AGCTGATCAACTTGCATCACACCAAATGTACGGTCAAACGGGTGGTTCTGGGGAACCACAAATTGATCAAAACATGCAGTCCAGAAATTATTACACGAG GCAAATCAGCCAGCAGTTGCAACAGTCAGCAGTCTCCAGTGGGAAAGACCTTCCCCCAGCACATCAGGCATCCCTACCAACACCTAGAACAAATCCAGTTTATCAAACCACAGGCTACACCAGTGTAACACCACAA caTACATctgatttaatattacagcAGACAGCAAGTGCTGCTTATAGTCCATATCCATATCCTCCAAAAGTTCTACCATCACCATTACAAATACAACCTAGAAGTCAGTATCCTGTTCATCCAGATGTTAGACTTAAAAAGCTGCCATTTTACGATTTACTTGCTGAATTACTGAAACCGTCTGGCTTGATGCCTCAGGGATCTATGAGGCTTCAGGAGAACTCgtttatgtttcatttaacTCCACAACAATCGACAGACATAGCTAGTTCACGGGATTGCCGGGCCGGtagtaaaattgactatagtGTACAG GTACAAATGCGATTTTGTTTACAAGAGACCACATGCGAACAAGAAGACTGTTTTCCACCTAGTATTGCAGTGAAAGTTAATGGAAAACTGTGTCCTCTACCT AATCCTATACCCACAAATAAACCAGGAGTGGAACCAAAGAGGCCGCCGAGGCCTGTTCAAATTAGCGCTTTAGTCAAATTATCGCCAACCGTAGCGAACCACATTCACGTCACGTGGTCAGCCGACTATGGAAGACGGTACGCAATTGCAGTGTACCTAGTTAGAAAATTATCAAGTGCCGAACTATTATCAAGATTAAAATGTAGGGGCGTGCGACACTCGGATTACACAAGGGGCTTAA tTAAGGAAAAACTGAACGAGGACGCGGATAGCGAAATAGCAACAACGTCACTGAGGGTGTCGTTAGCGTGTCCATTAGGAAAAATGCGAATGAGCACGCCCTGTCGCTCGTCCACGTGCTCTCATTTGCAATGTTTTGACGCATCGTTGTTTCTGCAAATGAATGAGAGGAAGCCCACATGGAGCTGTCCAGTTTGCGATAAGCCGGCGTTATACGATAATCTCGTTATCGACGGTTATTTCCAGGAGGTTCTCAACTCCAAAAAATTGCTACCAGACGTCAACGAGATTCAACTTCTTCAGGACGGTTCTTGGGAAAATTTGGTTttgaagaaagagaaagacaaagaCAAAGCCGAGTCTGCGAAAGTAGTTACAAACTCGCAGGATCGCAAGATCGATGTGGACACGGTGGATCTCG ATGAAAGTAATCCTGCGCCGCCGAAGGAAAAGAGACGAGCCGTTGTAATTGATTTGATATCGGACAgtgacgacgacgatgaaaACAATACGCCGACACAGAGTACAAAGAAGCAGGCTTGTGGAACATCTTCGCCAAAAAAATCACAGACCAGCTCCATCAGTAGTACTAGCGACTCGCCAGAATTGATGATAATTGATTTAGAATAA
- the Su(var)2-10 gene encoding E3 SUMO-protein ligase Su(var)2-10 isoform X4 — protein MYGQTGGSGEPQIDQNMQSRNYYTRQISQQLQQSAVSSGKDLPPAHQASLPTPRTNPVYQTTGYTSVTPQHTSDLILQQTASAAYSPYPYPPKVLPSPLQIQPRSQYPVHPDVRLKKLPFYDLLAELLKPSGLMPQGSMRLQENSFMFHLTPQQSTDIASSRDCRAGSKIDYSVQVQMRFCLQETTCEQEDCFPPSIAVKVNGKLCPLPNPIPTNKPGVEPKRPPRPVQISALVKLSPTVANHIHVTWSADYGRRYAIAVYLVRKLSSAELLSRLKCRGVRHSDYTRGLIKEKLNEDADSEIATTSLRVSLACPLGKMRMSTPCRSSTCSHLQCFDASLFLQMNERKPTWSCPVCDKPALYDNLVIDGYFQEVLNSKKLLPDVNEIQLLQDGSWENLVLKKEKDKDKAESAKVVTNSQDRKIDVDTVDLDESNPAPPKEKRRAVVIDLISDSDDDDENNTPTQSTKKQACGTSSPKKSQTSSISSTSDSPELMIIDLE, from the exons ATGTACGGTCAAACGGGTGGTTCTGGGGAACCACAAATTGATCAAAACATGCAGTCCAGAAATTATTACACGAG GCAAATCAGCCAGCAGTTGCAACAGTCAGCAGTCTCCAGTGGGAAAGACCTTCCCCCAGCACATCAGGCATCCCTACCAACACCTAGAACAAATCCAGTTTATCAAACCACAGGCTACACCAGTGTAACACCACAA caTACATctgatttaatattacagcAGACAGCAAGTGCTGCTTATAGTCCATATCCATATCCTCCAAAAGTTCTACCATCACCATTACAAATACAACCTAGAAGTCAGTATCCTGTTCATCCAGATGTTAGACTTAAAAAGCTGCCATTTTACGATTTACTTGCTGAATTACTGAAACCGTCTGGCTTGATGCCTCAGGGATCTATGAGGCTTCAGGAGAACTCgtttatgtttcatttaacTCCACAACAATCGACAGACATAGCTAGTTCACGGGATTGCCGGGCCGGtagtaaaattgactatagtGTACAG GTACAAATGCGATTTTGTTTACAAGAGACCACATGCGAACAAGAAGACTGTTTTCCACCTAGTATTGCAGTGAAAGTTAATGGAAAACTGTGTCCTCTACCT AATCCTATACCCACAAATAAACCAGGAGTGGAACCAAAGAGGCCGCCGAGGCCTGTTCAAATTAGCGCTTTAGTCAAATTATCGCCAACCGTAGCGAACCACATTCACGTCACGTGGTCAGCCGACTATGGAAGACGGTACGCAATTGCAGTGTACCTAGTTAGAAAATTATCAAGTGCCGAACTATTATCAAGATTAAAATGTAGGGGCGTGCGACACTCGGATTACACAAGGGGCTTAA tTAAGGAAAAACTGAACGAGGACGCGGATAGCGAAATAGCAACAACGTCACTGAGGGTGTCGTTAGCGTGTCCATTAGGAAAAATGCGAATGAGCACGCCCTGTCGCTCGTCCACGTGCTCTCATTTGCAATGTTTTGACGCATCGTTGTTTCTGCAAATGAATGAGAGGAAGCCCACATGGAGCTGTCCAGTTTGCGATAAGCCGGCGTTATACGATAATCTCGTTATCGACGGTTATTTCCAGGAGGTTCTCAACTCCAAAAAATTGCTACCAGACGTCAACGAGATTCAACTTCTTCAGGACGGTTCTTGGGAAAATTTGGTTttgaagaaagagaaagacaaagaCAAAGCCGAGTCTGCGAAAGTAGTTACAAACTCGCAGGATCGCAAGATCGATGTGGACACGGTGGATCTCG ATGAAAGTAATCCTGCGCCGCCGAAGGAAAAGAGACGAGCCGTTGTAATTGATTTGATATCGGACAgtgacgacgacgatgaaaACAATACGCCGACACAGAGTACAAAGAAGCAGGCTTGTGGAACATCTTCGCCAAAAAAATCACAGACCAGCTCCATCAGTAGTACTAGCGACTCGCCAGAATTGATGATAATTGATTTAGAATAA
- the Nachrbeta2 gene encoding nicotinic acetylcholine receptor beta2, with amino-acid sequence MRICALGIFLNYISIVYGAAGMKTFEANPDTKRLYDDLLSNYNRLIRPVINNTETLTVWLGLKLSQLIEMNLKNQVMTTNVWVEQKWFDYKLQWDPEEYGGVEMLYVPSENIWLPDIVLYNNADGNYEVTLMTKATLKYTGEVSWKPPAIYKSSCEINVEYFPFDEQSCIMKFGSWTYNGAQVDLKHMKQIQGNNMVESGIDLSDFYLSVEWDILEVPASRNEEYYPCCTEPYSDITFNITMRRKTLFYTVNLIIPCVGITFLTVLVFYLPSDSGEKVSLCSSILLSLTVFFLLLAEIIPPTSLAIPLLGKYLLFTMILVTLSIWITVCVLNVHFRSPSTHNMSDWVRQVFLNWMPRMLMMRRTPYSTPEYDDTYMDSGYTNEIDFSVSDYPLELKGSPDRFESVTSQLKNIREDDARHFPHASVTDSENTMPRHLSPDVISALKGVRFIAQHIKDADKDNEVIEDWKFVAMVLDRLFLWVFTLACIGGTLGIIFQAPSLYDTREPVDQQLTGISFRNYMYPNLEEIPQKGTESPITNNY; translated from the exons ATGCGAATATGTGCGCTCGggatatttctaaattacatTAGCATCGTGTACG GTGCCGCGGGGATGAAAACCTTCGAGGCGAACCCTGACACGAAGAGGCTTTACGATGACCTGCTGTCTAATTATAACAGACTCATCCGCCCAGTCATCAATAACACCGAAACGTTGACAGTTTGGCTCGGCCTAAAATTGTCACAACTGATAGAAATG AACTTAAAAAACCAGGTGATGACCACGAACGTCTGGGTGGAACAG aaatggttcgattataaattacaatgggACCCAGAGGAGTACGGCGGCGTGGAGATGCTTTACGTGCCTTCAGAAAACATTTGGCTGCCAGATATCGTTCTATACAATAA TGCCGATGGTAACTACGAAGTGACGCTGATGACGAAGGCAACACTGAAGTACACGGGCGAGGTGTCTTGGAAGCCTCCGGCGATTTATAAATCATCCTGCGAGATCAACGTGGAATACTTTCCCTTCGACGAGCAATCATGCATCATGAAATTCGGTTCTTGGACGTACAACGGCGCTCAG GTAGACCTGAAGCACATGAAGCAGATACAAGGCAACAATATGGTAGAGTCGGGCATCGATTTGAGCGACTTCTACTTGTCGGTAGAATGGGACATCCTCGAAGTTCCAGCCTCCAGAAACGAAGAGTATTATCCATGCTGCACAGAACCATATTCTG ATATCACATTTAACATCACGATGCGGAGGAAGACGTTGTTTTACACGGTCAATTTGATCATCCCCTGCGTGGGCATCACCTTTCTCACTGTCCTCGTTTTTTACCTGCCAAGCGACTCGGGCGAAAAA GTCTCGCTGTGTTCCTCGATTCTGCTCTCGCTGACGGTGTTCTTTTTACTACTAGCCGAAATTATACCGCCGACATCGCTGGCCATACCACTTTTAGGGAAATACTTGCTGTTCACCATGATATTGGTCACTCTATCGATATGGATCACCGTATGCGTTCTAAACGTCCACTTCCG ATCTCCATCCACGCACAACATGTCTGACTGGGTTAGACAAGTATTTCTAAATTGGATGCCTCGGATGCTGATGATGCGTCGGACACCGTACTCAACACCTGAATACGACGACACTTACATGGACAGCGGCTATACTAACGAAATAGATTTTAG cGTGAGCGATTATCCATTGGAATTGAAAGGAAGTCCGGACAGGTTCGAGAGCGTTACCTCgcagttaaaaaatattcgagagGACGACGCCCGACACTTTCCACACGCATCag TTACTGATAGTGAGAATACTATGCCAAGACACTTGTCTCCGGACGTCATATCAGCCCTGAAGGGTGTGCGTTTTATTGCTCAACATATAAAAGATGCGGACAAGGACAACGAA GTAATAGAAGATTGGAAATTCGTAGCAATGGTGTTGGACCGACTGTTTCTTTGGGTTTTTACTTTAGCGTGTATCGGAGGAACCCTCGGTATAATATTCCAGGCACCTAGTCTATATGATACAAGAGAACCCGTGGACCAACAACTCACCGGAATATCATTCCGCAACTATATGTATCCAAACTTAGAAGAGATCCCGCAGAAAGGAACCGAAAGTccaataacaaataattattaa
- the Su(var)2-10 gene encoding E3 SUMO-protein ligase Su(var)2-10 isoform X2 codes for MAETKELENMVLSFRVSELQMLLGFAGRNKSGRKTELQTRALELLRLRSHPVQLKIRELYKTIQADQLASHQMYGQTGGSGEPQIDQNMQSRNYYTRQISQQLQQSAVSSGKDLPPAHQASLPTPRTNPVYQTTGYTSVTPQQTASAAYSPYPYPPKVLPSPLQIQPRSQYPVHPDVRLKKLPFYDLLAELLKPSGLMPQGSMRLQENSFMFHLTPQQSTDIASSRDCRAGSKIDYSVQVQMRFCLQETTCEQEDCFPPSIAVKVNGKLCPLPNPIPTNKPGVEPKRPPRPVQISALVKLSPTVANHIHVTWSADYGRRYAIAVYLVRKLSSAELLSRLKCRGVRHSDYTRGLIKEKLNEDADSEIATTSLRVSLACPLGKMRMSTPCRSSTCSHLQCFDASLFLQMNERKPTWSCPVCDKPALYDNLVIDGYFQEVLNSKKLLPDVNEIQLLQDGSWENLVLKKEKDKDKAESAKVVTNSQDRKIDVDTVDLDESNPAPPKEKRRAVVIDLISDSDDDDENNTPTQSTKKQACGTSSPKKSQTSSISSTSDSPELMIIDLE; via the exons ATGGCGGAGACCAAAGAATTAGAG AATATGGTATTGAGTTTTCGAGTATCTGAACTTCAGATGCTTCTTGGTTTCGCTGGTAGAAATAAATCCGGTAGAAAAACAGAGTTACAAACACGTGCACTAGAATTGTTACGTTTGAGATCCCATCCAGTTCAGCTCAAAATACGTGAACTATATAAAACCATACA AGCTGATCAACTTGCATCACACCAAATGTACGGTCAAACGGGTGGTTCTGGGGAACCACAAATTGATCAAAACATGCAGTCCAGAAATTATTACACGAG GCAAATCAGCCAGCAGTTGCAACAGTCAGCAGTCTCCAGTGGGAAAGACCTTCCCCCAGCACATCAGGCATCCCTACCAACACCTAGAACAAATCCAGTTTATCAAACCACAGGCTACACCAGTGTAACACCACAA cAGACAGCAAGTGCTGCTTATAGTCCATATCCATATCCTCCAAAAGTTCTACCATCACCATTACAAATACAACCTAGAAGTCAGTATCCTGTTCATCCAGATGTTAGACTTAAAAAGCTGCCATTTTACGATTTACTTGCTGAATTACTGAAACCGTCTGGCTTGATGCCTCAGGGATCTATGAGGCTTCAGGAGAACTCgtttatgtttcatttaacTCCACAACAATCGACAGACATAGCTAGTTCACGGGATTGCCGGGCCGGtagtaaaattgactatagtGTACAG GTACAAATGCGATTTTGTTTACAAGAGACCACATGCGAACAAGAAGACTGTTTTCCACCTAGTATTGCAGTGAAAGTTAATGGAAAACTGTGTCCTCTACCT AATCCTATACCCACAAATAAACCAGGAGTGGAACCAAAGAGGCCGCCGAGGCCTGTTCAAATTAGCGCTTTAGTCAAATTATCGCCAACCGTAGCGAACCACATTCACGTCACGTGGTCAGCCGACTATGGAAGACGGTACGCAATTGCAGTGTACCTAGTTAGAAAATTATCAAGTGCCGAACTATTATCAAGATTAAAATGTAGGGGCGTGCGACACTCGGATTACACAAGGGGCTTAA tTAAGGAAAAACTGAACGAGGACGCGGATAGCGAAATAGCAACAACGTCACTGAGGGTGTCGTTAGCGTGTCCATTAGGAAAAATGCGAATGAGCACGCCCTGTCGCTCGTCCACGTGCTCTCATTTGCAATGTTTTGACGCATCGTTGTTTCTGCAAATGAATGAGAGGAAGCCCACATGGAGCTGTCCAGTTTGCGATAAGCCGGCGTTATACGATAATCTCGTTATCGACGGTTATTTCCAGGAGGTTCTCAACTCCAAAAAATTGCTACCAGACGTCAACGAGATTCAACTTCTTCAGGACGGTTCTTGGGAAAATTTGGTTttgaagaaagagaaagacaaagaCAAAGCCGAGTCTGCGAAAGTAGTTACAAACTCGCAGGATCGCAAGATCGATGTGGACACGGTGGATCTCG ATGAAAGTAATCCTGCGCCGCCGAAGGAAAAGAGACGAGCCGTTGTAATTGATTTGATATCGGACAgtgacgacgacgatgaaaACAATACGCCGACACAGAGTACAAAGAAGCAGGCTTGTGGAACATCTTCGCCAAAAAAATCACAGACCAGCTCCATCAGTAGTACTAGCGACTCGCCAGAATTGATGATAATTGATTTAGAATAA